One segment of Nostoc piscinale CENA21 DNA contains the following:
- a CDS encoding FdhF/YdeP family oxidoreductase has translation MLPKPKRYWTPQHWASWKPFGIGEQYPNNYWEVFRAIWLSRDKLPYAWNILNQGVCDGCALGTTGMKDWTLDGIHLCNVRLRLLRMNTMSALDPQILADVSQLQAQKTSQLRDLGRLPYPMIRRRGEKGFRRLSWDEALDFIAHRIRATTPDRLSFYITSRGTVNETYYVTQKAVRAMGSNNIDNAARICHSPSTAALKTSLGAGATTCSYKDWIGTDLLVFIGSNVANNQPVTVKYLHYAKKAGTKIVVINTYREPGMERYWVPSIVESALFGTKFAEDFFLVNTGGDMAFLNGTIKHLIAYGWVDKSFIDSYTTGFTELKASLEQQSWEELERLSGASRYEMQAFAQIIAAANKAVFVWSMGITQHECGEDNVRSIINLALTKGFVGREGCGLMPIRGHSGVQGGAEMGCYATVFPGGKPINSENAADLSQKWGFEVPSIRGLIAPEMIDAAYDKQLDVLFSVGGNFLEVLPEPDYVEGALQRIPLRVHTDIVLSSQMLVEPADTVILLPATTRYEVPGGVTETSTERRIIFSPEIPGPRIGEALPEWEVFVELAKRVRPDLAEKIDFENTAAIREEIAQVVPLYAGIQHLRQAGDQFQYGGSHLCFGWNFATPDGKAHFTALSPAAKEIPEGCFLVATRRGKQFNSMVQERKDAITGALREAVLMNAVDAAKLKLKDGDQVILKNKLGELTGRIYLAPIQRGNLQVHWPEGNVLLDKSKRSLEGVPDYNAVVRLEKLT, from the coding sequence ATGTTACCTAAACCCAAGCGATATTGGACACCCCAGCACTGGGCAAGTTGGAAACCCTTTGGCATTGGCGAACAGTATCCCAACAACTATTGGGAGGTATTTCGGGCTATTTGGCTGTCACGGGATAAATTACCTTATGCGTGGAATATTCTCAATCAAGGTGTGTGTGATGGCTGTGCTTTAGGCACAACGGGAATGAAAGATTGGACACTAGATGGCATTCATCTCTGCAATGTGCGGTTGCGATTATTGCGGATGAATACGATGTCAGCATTAGATCCGCAGATTCTCGCAGATGTATCGCAATTACAAGCACAAAAAACTTCGCAATTACGTGACTTGGGGCGACTTCCTTACCCGATGATACGCCGACGTGGGGAAAAAGGTTTTCGTCGTCTTAGCTGGGATGAAGCTTTAGATTTCATTGCCCATCGTATCCGCGCCACCACACCAGACAGACTGAGTTTTTACATTACTAGCCGTGGTACGGTCAATGAAACTTATTACGTGACTCAAAAAGCTGTCCGCGCAATGGGTAGTAATAATATTGATAATGCCGCTCGGATTTGTCATTCCCCAAGTACCGCAGCCTTAAAAACATCTTTGGGGGCGGGGGCAACTACTTGTTCTTATAAAGACTGGATAGGTACTGATTTATTAGTGTTTATTGGTTCTAATGTCGCCAATAATCAACCAGTCACCGTCAAGTATCTTCACTACGCCAAAAAAGCCGGCACCAAAATTGTCGTGATTAATACCTATCGAGAACCAGGAATGGAACGGTATTGGGTTCCTTCAATTGTCGAAAGTGCTTTATTTGGGACTAAGTTTGCCGAAGATTTCTTTTTGGTAAATACTGGTGGTGATATGGCATTTTTGAATGGAACCATCAAGCATTTGATTGCTTATGGATGGGTAGACAAGTCATTTATCGACAGTTACACCACAGGTTTTACAGAACTCAAAGCATCTCTAGAACAACAATCTTGGGAAGAATTAGAAAGGCTTTCCGGCGCATCTCGCTATGAGATGCAAGCCTTTGCCCAAATCATTGCAGCAGCTAATAAAGCGGTGTTTGTTTGGAGTATGGGCATTACGCAGCATGAATGTGGTGAAGATAATGTCCGCAGTATTATCAATTTGGCGCTGACTAAGGGTTTCGTGGGGCGAGAAGGCTGTGGGTTAATGCCTATTCGCGGTCACTCTGGGGTGCAAGGTGGTGCAGAGATGGGATGTTACGCTACGGTGTTTCCAGGTGGTAAACCGATTAACTCAGAAAATGCTGCTGATTTGAGTCAAAAATGGGGCTTTGAAGTACCAAGCATCAGGGGTTTAATTGCGCCGGAAATGATTGATGCTGCTTACGACAAGCAATTAGATGTGTTGTTTTCTGTGGGAGGGAATTTTTTAGAAGTTCTACCAGAACCAGATTATGTGGAAGGTGCTTTGCAACGTATCCCTTTACGGGTACATACAGATATTGTACTGTCTAGCCAAATGTTAGTAGAACCAGCAGATACTGTAATTTTATTACCTGCCACTACTCGCTATGAAGTACCAGGGGGTGTGACGGAAACCTCTACAGAACGCCGAATAATTTTTAGTCCAGAAATTCCTGGTCCCCGTATTGGTGAGGCGCTACCAGAGTGGGAGGTGTTTGTGGAATTGGCAAAACGGGTGCGTCCAGATTTAGCAGAGAAAATTGATTTTGAGAATACGGCAGCGATTCGTGAAGAAATTGCCCAAGTTGTGCCATTATACGCCGGGATTCAACACTTACGGCAGGCGGGTGATCAATTTCAATATGGTGGTTCTCATTTGTGCTTTGGCTGGAATTTTGCCACACCCGATGGGAAAGCCCACTTTACAGCTTTATCACCCGCAGCAAAAGAAATACCAGAAGGTTGCTTTTTGGTGGCGACACGTCGGGGTAAGCAGTTTAATAGTATGGTGCAAGAACGCAAAGATGCGATTACTGGGGCTTTGCGCGAGGCGGTGTTAATGAATGCGGTTGATGCTGCTAAGTTGAAATTAAAAGATGGGGATCAAGTAATTTTGAAGAATAAATTGGGTGAGTTAACTGGCAGAATTTATCTAGCACCAATTCAGCGCGGAAATTTACAAGTTCATTGGCCAGAGGGGAATGTATTGCTTGATAAAAGTAAGCGATCGCTCGAAGGAGTCCCAGATTACAATGCTGTCGTAAGGCTGGAAAAACTCACCTAA
- a CDS encoding ADP-ribosylglycohydrolase family protein produces MLGAIAGDIIGSVYEVNNIKTKDFPLFDRQCRFTDDTVLTVAVAEMILDGANSLDSSQYIEQFKSYFRRYPYAGYGSTFRNWANSNDSQPYNSWGNGSAMRVSPIGFALNDLDTVLETAKSCAVVTHNHPEGIKGAQATAAAIFLARTGHDKLAIKNYLQNTFGYDLEITLDEIRPTYKFDVSCQGSVPQAVIAFLESTNYEDAIRNAISLGGDSDTIACITGGIAQAYYHGVPKAIADQALSHLNDHLYTITQRFMLQYCNYC; encoded by the coding sequence ATGTTAGGAGCGATCGCTGGTGACATCATCGGTTCGGTATATGAAGTTAACAATATTAAAACCAAAGATTTTCCCTTATTCGATAGGCAATGTCGTTTCACAGATGATACTGTGCTAACAGTGGCAGTGGCCGAAATGATTCTCGATGGTGCAAACTCCCTCGACAGTAGTCAATACATTGAGCAATTTAAGTCTTATTTCCGCCGCTACCCCTACGCTGGTTATGGCAGCACTTTTAGAAATTGGGCAAACTCTAACGATAGTCAGCCCTACAATAGTTGGGGTAACGGTTCGGCAATGCGCGTCAGTCCCATTGGCTTTGCTTTAAATGACTTAGATACCGTCCTCGAAACAGCTAAAAGTTGTGCTGTTGTGACTCACAATCATCCTGAAGGTATCAAAGGCGCTCAAGCCACAGCCGCAGCTATATTTCTGGCTCGCACAGGTCATGATAAACTGGCGATTAAAAATTATTTGCAAAATACCTTCGGCTACGATTTAGAAATTACCCTTGACGAAATTCGACCCACTTACAAATTTGATGTTTCTTGTCAAGGTTCCGTCCCCCAAGCAGTTATCGCCTTTTTAGAATCAACCAATTACGAAGATGCAATTCGTAATGCAATTTCTTTGGGTGGTGACAGTGACACCATTGCTTGTATTACAGGTGGTATTGCTCAAGCATATTATCATGGCGTACCAAAAGCGATCGCTGACCAAGCCCTATCTCATTTAAATGATCATTTATACACAATTACTCAAAGGTTTATGTTGCAGTACTGTAACTATTGCTGA
- a CDS encoding bifunctional serine/threonine-protein kinase/formylglycine-generating enzyme family protein produces the protein MEFIGELLDKRYKIIKKLGEGNFGETYLARDHKRPSKPACVVKRLKPKHTHPRVLELFEQEAIILEKLGEHPQIPRLLAHFALDNDLYIVQDYVEGHTLRAEILPRRQMAEVDVIKLLHDILEVLVFVHQNNVIHRDLKPENIMRRKHDHKIVLIDFGSVRELGSISVDIYRMIRTSVVVGTPGYIPNEQAKGKPRLCSDIYALGMMAIEALTGISPHQLQEDPDTGKPIWRDCVKVSYALADVIETMICDRYTLRYPSATETLQALITTQIIPFSAILSPPINSNPPRESPLNLEPELETVLLPLEQFEFEIANISETRWLGSQPTYEVNRDSGTAQGFIEDLNHEITLAMVSLPGGQFLMGSPDDEPERFHSESPQHLVKISPFFLSKFPITQAQWQAVATLPPINRHLDPTPASVKGTNLPVEQVSWEDAVEFCARLADKTGRNYRLPSEAEWEYACRAKTTTPFYFGDKLIPSLANYNNSSPYNPESGNYSQTTIVGSFPANAFGLYDMHGNVWEWCGDHWHKNYQGAPVDGSVWLSNNHELKSRVIRGGSWKSSSRLCRSAYRSWNPQDGRGNLLGFRVAISLSDF, from the coding sequence ATGGAATTTATTGGCGAACTATTAGATAAACGCTATAAAATTATCAAAAAACTTGGTGAAGGAAACTTTGGCGAAACCTATTTAGCAAGGGATCATAAACGTCCGAGTAAACCTGCTTGTGTAGTGAAGCGACTCAAGCCCAAGCATACCCATCCCAGAGTACTGGAACTATTTGAGCAAGAAGCAATTATCCTCGAAAAATTGGGAGAACACCCCCAAATTCCTCGCCTTTTGGCTCATTTTGCCCTTGATAATGACTTATACATTGTGCAAGATTATGTCGAAGGACATACCCTGCGAGCCGAAATTTTACCAAGAAGGCAAATGGCAGAAGTTGATGTCATCAAGCTGCTACATGATATTTTAGAAGTTTTGGTTTTTGTGCATCAAAATAACGTGATTCATCGGGATCTCAAACCCGAAAATATCATGCGGCGCAAACATGATCATAAAATTGTGTTGATTGACTTTGGCTCTGTGAGAGAGCTTGGCTCTATCTCTGTTGACATATATAGAATGATTCGGACTAGTGTAGTGGTTGGGACTCCAGGTTATATCCCCAATGAACAAGCCAAAGGTAAACCTCGGTTATGCAGCGATATTTATGCTTTAGGAATGATGGCTATTGAAGCCTTAACAGGTATTTCTCCCCATCAATTACAAGAAGATCCTGACACGGGTAAACCTATCTGGCGAGATTGTGTCAAAGTTAGTTATGCTTTGGCAGATGTGATTGAAACCATGATATGCGATCGCTACACCCTCCGCTATCCCTCAGCCACGGAAACATTGCAAGCCCTAATTACAACTCAAATCATACCCTTCAGTGCCATATTATCTCCACCAATCAACTCCAACCCACCAAGAGAATCACCATTAAATCTGGAACCAGAGTTAGAAACTGTCTTGTTACCCCTAGAACAATTCGAGTTTGAAATCGCAAATATTTCCGAAACAAGATGGTTAGGTTCTCAACCAACTTATGAAGTTAACCGTGATTCCGGCACAGCCCAAGGTTTCATAGAAGATTTAAATCATGAAATTACCTTGGCAATGGTATCTCTTCCTGGTGGGCAATTCCTTATGGGTTCCCCAGATGATGAACCAGAACGATTTCATAGCGAAAGTCCCCAACATCTTGTCAAAATTTCACCCTTCTTTCTCAGTAAATTTCCCATCACTCAAGCACAATGGCAAGCAGTGGCCACACTACCCCCAATTAACCGCCATCTTGATCCCACACCAGCTAGTGTTAAGGGTACAAATCTCCCAGTCGAGCAAGTTTCTTGGGAAGATGCCGTGGAATTTTGCGCGAGACTGGCTGATAAAACCGGACGCAACTATCGCCTACCCAGCGAAGCTGAGTGGGAATATGCTTGTCGTGCCAAAACCACCACACCCTTTTATTTTGGTGACAAGCTAATACCTAGCTTGGCTAATTACAACAACAGTTCTCCCTACAATCCAGAATCAGGAAATTATTCACAAACAACCATAGTCGGCAGTTTTCCCGCCAACGCTTTTGGTTTATATGATATGCACGGCAATGTTTGGGAATGGTGCGGAGATCACTGGCATAAAAATTACCAAGGCGCACCTGTGGATGGCAGTGTGTGGCTGTCTAATAATCATGAACTGAAATCGCGCGTCATTCGGGGTGGTTCTTGGAAAAGTTCTTCTCGCTTATGTCGTTCTGCTTATCGTAGCTGGAATCCTCAAGATGGACGGGGCAACCTTCTGGGATTTCGGGTGGCTATTTCTTTATCAGATTTTTAG
- a CDS encoding CopG family transcriptional regulator produces the protein MMDRTAALGFSSFPTSSKKQVVKQITVDLTPDEAQTLEKYCGQTGQAISNVIEELIRGLPVS, from the coding sequence ATGATGGATAGAACAGCTGCGCTTGGATTTTCTAGTTTTCCAACCTCCAGTAAAAAACAAGTAGTCAAGCAAATAACTGTGGACTTGACTCCAGATGAAGCTCAAACGCTAGAGAAATATTGTGGACAGACAGGCCAAGCAATCTCGAATGTGATTGAGGAACTCATTCGAGGCTTACCTGTTAGCTAA
- a CDS encoding CopG family transcriptional regulator, producing MNKKWAVKRITINLALNEAKNLEKYCDQTGRPATDVIRELIRGLATTRSE from the coding sequence ATGAATAAAAAATGGGCGGTCAAGCGAATAACCATCAACTTGGCACTTAACGAAGCTAAGAACTTGGAAAAATATTGTGACCAGACAGGAAGACCAGCAACAGACGTAATCAGAGAACTGATTCGCGGATTGGCTACTACAAGGTCTGAGTAG
- a CDS encoding 2-phosphosulfolactate phosphatase family protein, with product MKLFLYHTPELTPKDEIPDCAIAVDVLRATSTIATVLAAGGEAVQVFSDLEKLIEISEQWPAEKRLRAGERGGAKVTGFELGNSPLDCTPELVHGRRLFISTTNGTRALQRIQNSPSVLAAALINRAAIVEYLLEKQPQTVWIVGSGWEGSFALEDTVCAGAIAHSIIEKTHVSPDQLAGNDELIGAIALYTQWQDNLLGLFHHASHGKRLLRLECHEDLKYCSQTDILDVLPIQQEIGVLKSKN from the coding sequence GTGAAGTTATTCTTATACCACACTCCGGAATTAACTCCTAAAGATGAAATTCCAGACTGCGCGATCGCAGTTGATGTCTTGCGAGCCACTAGTACAATTGCCACAGTCTTAGCGGCTGGCGGCGAAGCAGTACAAGTCTTCAGTGATTTAGAAAAGCTCATAGAAATTAGCGAACAATGGCCAGCAGAAAAACGTTTAAGAGCCGGAGAACGTGGCGGAGCCAAAGTCACGGGCTTTGAACTCGGTAACTCTCCCCTAGACTGCACGCCAGAACTAGTGCATGGTCGTCGCCTGTTTATCAGTACTACTAATGGTACTCGTGCCTTACAACGAATACAAAACTCTCCATCTGTACTAGCAGCCGCTTTAATTAACCGCGCTGCAATAGTGGAGTATCTGTTAGAAAAACAGCCCCAAACAGTCTGGATTGTTGGTTCTGGGTGGGAAGGGAGTTTTGCTTTAGAAGATACAGTTTGTGCAGGTGCGATCGCTCATAGCATTATCGAAAAAACTCATGTGTCTCCAGATCAATTAGCTGGTAATGATGAATTGATTGGTGCGATCGCTCTTTACACCCAGTGGCAAGATAACTTGTTGGGATTATTCCATCATGCTAGTCATGGCAAACGATTATTACGCCTTGAATGTCATGAAGACCTGAAATATTGCTCCCAAACAGATATTTTGGATGTTCTACCCATACAACAGGAAATAGGAGTTTTAAAAAGCAAAAATTAA
- a CDS encoding Uma2 family endonuclease, whose amino-acid sequence MYALVSIDKIQLPAGSVVRLPATWQEYQRLCEQRGDGSIPRIKYRDGEVLLMSPLPVHGRDAHLIANIVVTLLDHDDKEYDAFTPVTMTLPEESGIEPDYCFYIDNWQAVSGKKRIDWRQDPPPDLVIEIDVTSYSDVEDYLPYRVPEVWLFKKQQLLIYQLQGSNYQLQTQSRYFPGLDLHSVIAQCVQIAYQRNTSAAIRHLKQQLNNS is encoded by the coding sequence ATGTATGCCCTCGTCTCAATTGACAAAATTCAATTACCTGCTGGTTCCGTGGTGCGCCTACCTGCTACTTGGCAAGAGTATCAGCGCCTCTGTGAACAACGGGGAGATGGCTCAATTCCTCGCATTAAATATCGTGATGGAGAAGTATTACTAATGTCACCTTTGCCTGTACATGGACGAGATGCTCATTTGATTGCCAATATTGTTGTCACACTTTTAGATCACGATGACAAGGAATATGATGCGTTTACCCCTGTGACGATGACTCTACCCGAAGAAAGCGGTATTGAGCCTGACTATTGTTTTTATATTGATAATTGGCAAGCTGTTTCAGGTAAAAAGCGAATTGACTGGAGACAAGATCCCCCGCCTGATTTGGTAATTGAAATTGATGTCACTAGTTATTCTGATGTAGAAGATTATCTACCTTATCGTGTGCCAGAAGTTTGGCTATTTAAAAAACAGCAGTTATTAATTTACCAATTGCAGGGAAGCAATTACCAATTGCAAACCCAGAGTCGCTATTTTCCAGGGTTGGATCTGCACAGCGTTATTGCTCAGTGTGTGCAGATTGCTTATCAACGTAACACTAGTGCAGCCATTCGCCATCTTAAACAACAGTTAAATAACAGTTAA
- a CDS encoding BlaI/MecI/CopY family transcriptional regulator: MAPLPDYRPKQLSVGPLEAEILNIVWELGSATVKDVHDRILADPNRELAYTSVTTVLRRLTEKGWLACDKQGRAFYWRPLLSKQQAQVIKAHDQLQRFLAVGNPDVIAAFADSLDETAQAQIEAIAKRIQAARQAREEQ; this comes from the coding sequence ATGGCACCTTTACCCGATTACCGTCCAAAACAACTGTCTGTAGGCCCTTTGGAAGCAGAAATTTTAAATATTGTCTGGGAACTTGGTTCCGCGACAGTTAAAGATGTACACGATCGCATTTTGGCTGATCCTAACCGAGAATTGGCTTATACTTCTGTCACCACAGTGCTGCGTCGGCTCACAGAAAAAGGTTGGCTGGCCTGCGATAAACAAGGACGAGCTTTTTATTGGCGACCTTTGCTCAGTAAACAACAGGCGCAGGTGATTAAAGCTCATGATCAACTACAACGCTTTCTCGCAGTGGGTAATCCCGATGTGATTGCGGCCTTTGCTGATAGTCTGGATGAAACAGCCCAAGCGCAAATCGAAGCGATAGCCAAGCGGATTCAAGCTGCACGCCAAGCTAGGGAGGAACAATAA
- a CDS encoding M56 family metallopeptidase, with the protein MHLIMILTAVAVSWILRCSWVNTPGNWNLRWRKALFIFLFPPLLIFMTAIALLCMGPQGKMGGVYTGWLSYDLALIALGYFAFLCLKLTIQGWQSVESARHSPLINLDGKLVRLINTSTLFAGQIGFWHPELVVSQGLLQNLSPAHIESVLAHEQGHHYYRDTFWFFWLGWVRTCTAWLPNTDALWQELLVLRELRADSYAAAQVDPLLLAESLVLVVSQTSVLPESEVCCAALGSSLGDRLEQRIDALLAPPEPKLAMNWQAWQGFILAFIPLLTVLFHT; encoded by the coding sequence ATGCACCTAATCATGATTTTGACGGCTGTAGCAGTTTCTTGGATATTAAGATGCTCTTGGGTGAATACTCCAGGTAATTGGAATCTGCGCTGGCGGAAAGCTCTATTTATCTTTTTGTTTCCGCCTTTGTTGATATTTATGACTGCGATCGCCCTGCTGTGTATGGGGCCGCAAGGTAAAATGGGCGGAGTCTACACAGGCTGGTTGAGCTACGACTTAGCATTGATCGCTCTCGGTTATTTTGCTTTTTTGTGTCTGAAACTCACTATCCAAGGTTGGCAATCTGTAGAATCTGCCCGTCATTCTCCCTTGATTAATCTTGATGGTAAATTAGTCAGACTGATCAATACATCAACATTATTTGCTGGTCAAATAGGTTTTTGGCACCCAGAACTAGTAGTTAGCCAAGGACTGCTCCAAAATCTTTCACCTGCTCATATTGAAAGTGTCTTAGCCCATGAGCAAGGACACCATTATTACCGCGATACCTTTTGGTTTTTCTGGTTGGGTTGGGTGCGTACTTGTACGGCTTGGCTACCTAATACAGATGCGTTGTGGCAAGAATTATTAGTTTTGCGCGAACTACGGGCGGATAGTTACGCTGCTGCCCAAGTTGATCCACTGCTGTTAGCAGAATCGTTAGTGTTAGTTGTGAGTCAAACTTCTGTGCTACCCGAATCTGAGGTTTGCTGTGCGGCTTTGGGTAGTAGTTTAGGCGATCGCTTGGAACAAAGAATCGATGCTTTACTCGCACCACCAGAGCCAAAATTAGCGATGAACTGGCAGGCTTGGCAAGGATTTATCTTAGCGTTTATCCCATTATTAACTGTTTTATTTCATACATAA
- the psb35 gene encoding photosystem II assembly protein Psb35: MLILMQAADSVATGGEHFPLAFTLVYVVGFIAAVTIGSIAWYNSKRPVGWESKERPDFVPKVEKEETPGVGEPKA; encoded by the coding sequence ATGCTTATATTAATGCAGGCAGCAGATTCAGTAGCCACAGGCGGAGAGCATTTTCCCTTAGCTTTTACATTGGTTTATGTAGTTGGTTTTATTGCTGCTGTTACCATTGGTTCTATTGCTTGGTACAACTCTAAACGCCCAGTTGGTTGGGAAAGTAAAGAACGTCCTGACTTTGTACCCAAAGTAGAAAAAGAAGAAACTCCCGGTGTAGGTGAACCGAAAGCATAA
- a CDS encoding TerB family tellurite resistance protein: MVTDSNVKNLVKILIGAAWIDGIIQPEERQYLREIAQAKGLATDPEIKPWLYELVPVQPKECYAWVKEYLGDRPSLEDCESLIEAISGLIYSDGEVATEEARLLTQLQDLAAQDSVQQPVHNALLKQIQTLYRRWVEVQN; the protein is encoded by the coding sequence ATGGTTACTGATTCCAATGTAAAGAACTTAGTTAAAATCTTGATTGGAGCCGCTTGGATTGATGGGATAATTCAACCAGAGGAACGACAGTATCTCCGCGAAATTGCACAAGCAAAAGGTTTGGCTACCGATCCAGAAATTAAGCCTTGGTTGTACGAATTAGTACCCGTGCAACCCAAGGAGTGTTACGCTTGGGTGAAAGAATATCTAGGCGATCGCCCAAGCTTAGAAGATTGCGAAAGTCTGATTGAAGCCATTAGCGGCTTAATTTACAGCGATGGCGAAGTCGCAACTGAAGAAGCCAGACTCCTGACACAGCTCCAGGATTTAGCTGCACAAGATTCTGTCCAACAACCAGTTCATAATGCGTTGCTTAAACAAATCCAAACGCTCTATCGTCGTTGGGTCGAGGTGCAGAATTAG
- a CDS encoding 16S rRNA (cytosine(967)-C(5))-methyltransferase, with protein MTNPRQIAFVALRDVHKGAYADVALDRVLRKFKLPDSDRRLATELVYGSVRRLRTLDALIDQLATKKSHQQPPELRIILHLGFYQLRYQERIPPSAAVNTTVELAKANGFSGLTGFVNGLLRQYIRLSEKSPEPLKLPDNPVERLGILHSFPDWIIQVWLDQIGVAETEKLCEWMNQTPTIDLRINPLRTNLEQVATALESAGILAQRIPHLPQALRLISSTGAMQNLPGFTEGWWVVQDASAQLVSHLLDPQPGELVIDTCAAPGGKTTHIAELMQDQGKIWACDRTASRLRKLQENSRRLNLQSIEICTGDSRNLPQFYNIGDRVLLDAPCSGLGTLHRHADARWRQTPESSQELSQLQKQLLFHTSNFVKNGGLLVYATCTLHPAENEAVISEFLAENLQWQIEPLEASSPYSVYSTPQGWLKVWPHRWDMDGFFMVRLRKTNDSE; from the coding sequence ATGACTAACCCCCGCCAAATAGCTTTTGTGGCTTTGCGAGATGTTCACAAAGGGGCTTATGCTGATGTTGCCCTAGATAGAGTGTTGCGAAAATTTAAATTGCCAGATAGCGATCGCCGTCTAGCGACAGAATTAGTTTATGGCAGTGTCCGCAGACTACGCACTCTTGATGCTTTAATCGACCAACTCGCCACGAAAAAATCTCACCAACAACCGCCAGAACTGCGTATCATTCTGCATCTCGGTTTTTATCAACTGCGCTACCAAGAACGCATTCCCCCTTCAGCAGCTGTCAATACAACGGTAGAACTTGCGAAAGCCAATGGTTTTTCGGGACTCACGGGTTTTGTGAATGGTTTGTTACGTCAATACATCCGTCTCAGCGAAAAATCCCCCGAACCTCTGAAGTTACCCGATAACCCCGTTGAACGCTTGGGAATTTTGCATAGTTTCCCCGACTGGATAATTCAAGTTTGGTTAGACCAAATTGGTGTTGCGGAAACCGAAAAACTCTGTGAATGGATGAACCAAACACCGACAATTGATTTACGCATCAACCCACTACGCACCAATTTAGAACAAGTAGCCACAGCTTTAGAATCTGCGGGAATTTTAGCTCAAAGAATCCCCCATTTACCCCAAGCTTTACGGTTAATTAGCAGTACCGGGGCGATGCAAAATTTACCAGGGTTTACGGAAGGTTGGTGGGTTGTCCAAGACGCAAGCGCCCAACTGGTGAGTCATTTACTTGACCCCCAACCGGGTGAGTTGGTGATTGATACCTGTGCAGCGCCTGGAGGAAAAACAACACACATTGCAGAGTTGATGCAGGATCAAGGTAAAATTTGGGCTTGCGATCGCACTGCTTCCCGATTACGAAAACTCCAAGAAAATTCGAGGCGGCTAAATTTGCAATCAATTGAAATTTGCACTGGCGACAGTCGTAACTTGCCGCAATTTTACAATATTGGCGATCGCGTGTTATTAGATGCCCCGTGTTCTGGTTTAGGAACCTTACACCGCCACGCCGATGCACGTTGGCGACAAACACCAGAATCTAGCCAAGAACTTTCACAACTGCAAAAGCAATTACTGTTCCACACATCGAATTTTGTTAAAAACGGTGGTTTGCTGGTTTATGCTACCTGTACACTGCATCCAGCCGAAAATGAAGCGGTAATTTCTGAATTTTTAGCTGAAAATCTGCAATGGCAAATTGAACCTCTCGAAGCAAGTTCACCCTATTCTGTGTATTCCACACCCCAAGGCTGGCTGAAAGTCTGGCCGCACCGTTGGGACATGGATGGATTTTTCATGGTGCGCTTAAGAAAAACTAATGATTCCGAGTGA
- the arfB gene encoding alternative ribosome rescue aminoacyl-tRNA hydrolase ArfB translates to MLQIKNKIIIPDNELEISAIRSQGAGGQNVNKVATAIHLRFDIEASSLPAFYKQQLLKLNDRRITQDGVVVIKAQEHRSQEQNREEALQRLKQLILSAVVLPEIRKPTKPTRSSQKKRLDSKTKRSQIKSMRRQVID, encoded by the coding sequence ATGCTGCAAATTAAGAATAAAATCATCATCCCCGATAACGAACTCGAAATTAGCGCGATTCGTTCTCAAGGAGCCGGGGGTCAAAACGTCAACAAAGTTGCTACAGCCATTCACTTACGCTTTGACATTGAAGCTTCATCACTACCTGCTTTCTATAAACAGCAACTTCTCAAGCTAAACGACCGACGCATCACTCAGGATGGGGTTGTTGTCATCAAAGCTCAAGAACACCGTAGCCAAGAACAAAACCGGGAAGAAGCTTTGCAACGACTCAAACAACTCATACTCAGCGCAGTTGTACTGCCCGAAATCCGCAAACCCACCAAACCAACTCGTAGTTCTCAAAAAAAACGTCTTGACAGTAAAACTAAGCGTAGTCAAATTAAGTCAATGAGAAGGCAGGTAATTGATTAA